The Myotis daubentonii chromosome 21, mMyoDau2.1, whole genome shotgun sequence genome window below encodes:
- the LOC132223021 gene encoding zinc finger protein 470-like, protein MAQHPKIGVTRCCECGKAFTRNSSLLTHKRVHTGEKPYECSECGKTFRQNSHLLIHRRVHTGEKPYECGECGKSFRDNSHLLIHKRVHTGEKPYECSECGKTFRQNSHLLIHRTVHTGEKPYECGECGKSFRDNSKLLIHKSVHTGGKPHVCSECGKAFNSNYYLVIHKRVHTGEKPYECGECGKSFRVSSLLLIHKRVHSGEKPYECNECGKSFRQNSHLLIHKIVHAGEKPYLCGECGKSFRDNTQLFIHKRVHTGEKPYVCRECGKSFRLNTQLLIHKRVHTGEKRYECSECGKSFRQNSHLLIHRRVHTGEKPYECGECGKSFRDNSHLLIHKRVHTGEKPHVCSECGKAFNCNYSLLIHKRVHTGEKPYECGECGKSFRVSSLLLIHKRVHTGEKPYECSECGKSFRQNSHLFIHKRVHTGE, encoded by the exons atggctcagcaccctaAGATTGGTGTCACACGG tgttgtgaatgtgggaaagcttttacccGCAATAGTTCCCTTCTTACACacaagagagttcatacaggagaaaaaccttatgaatgtagtgaatgtgggaagacttttaggcaaaatagtcacctccttatccacaggagagttcacactggagaaaaaccttatgaatgtggtgaatgtgggaagtcttttagggataatagtcatctccttatccacaagagagttcacactggagaaaaaccttatgaatgtagtgaatgtgggaagacttttaggcaaaatagtcacctacTTATCCACAGgacagttcacactggagaaaaaccttatgaatgtggtgaatgtgggaagtcttttagggataacagtaagctccttatccacaagagtgTTCACACTGGAGGAAAGCctcatgtgtgtagtgaatgtgggaaagcttttaactCCAATTATTATCTtgttatccacaagagagttcacactggagaaaaaccttatgaatgtggtgaatgtggaaagtcttttaggGTTAGTAGCCTGCTGCTTATCCACAAAAGAGTTCactctggagaaaaaccttatgaatgtaatgaatgcggaaagtcttttaggcaaaatagtcaccttcTTATCCACAAGATAGTTCAcgctggagagaaaccttatttatgtggtgaatgtgggaagtcttttagggataatacgcagctctttatccacaagagagttcacactggagaaaaaccttatgtgtgtcgtgaatgtgggaagtcttttagacTAAATactcagctccttatccacaagagagttcacactggagaaaaacgttatgaatgtagtgaatgtgggaagtcttttaggcaaaacagtcacctccttatccacaggagagttcacactggagaaaaaccttatgaatgtggtgaatgtgggaagtcttttcgGGATAATAGTcatctccttatccacaagagagttcacactggagaaaagcctcatgtgtgtagtgaatgtgggaaagcttttaactgcaattattctcttcttatccacaagcgagttcacactggagaaaaaccttatgaatgtggtgaatgtggaaagtcttttaggGTTAGTAGCctgctccttatccacaagagagttcacactggagaaaaaccttatgaatgtagtgaatgcggaaagtcttttaggcaaaatagtcacctctttatccacaagagagttcacactggagaa